The Bradyrhizobium sp. CCGB01 genome segment GATCCCTATGTGATCATCCGTCCCGAGGGCGATTGGGACCGGCCTGGCGTGCTCGATGCATCGGCGGGACGGGCAGTGACCTCGCCGCTGCGAGACCTCGCACTCGCCGACCACTGAAACCGGTGCAACTCCGCGCAAGAAAATGCTGGCCTCCATCACCGATGATCCGCCGATCCTGGTCTGCGCGGATCTCCAGGTCGAATATCTGACCCCCGGGCGTCGCCATGTCATCCTCGACGGCGAAGCCGCCACCGTGCGCTGCCTGGAACTCCTGACGCTGTGGCGCACCAATCTCTGGCCGGTGATGCATCTGAAGCGCATCGCCCAGGCCGCCTGGTTCAATCCGGCATCCAGGCTGACCGATTGGATCGCGGAGGCGAAGCCGCGGCCTGGTGAAATGACGTTTGAGCACCCGCTGCCGTCGGCCTACAGTTCCTCACGGTTCGTGGACTACATGTCCAATATCCGCAATGTGCGCTGCATTCTGGTCGGGTTTTCCCTGGATGAAACCATCCTGGCCACCGCCGTCGACGGGTTTCACCGCAGCCACCGCTATCAGGTGATCGGAGACGCCGTGGCCTGCCGGCAGCCGGGCACGGGCGATGCCGTCGCCTACAAGCATGCGGTAGTGAATGTCCTCGGGAATTTTGCTACGATCCACGCCAGCGCCGAACTGATCAGAACCAGCGGCGCCATCGCGGTGTAGGTGGCCGCGATCGGCGGATGGATGGGGTGGGACATTGTCACGCGGAGAGCAGCTCAAGGAGCTGGCGAGCGATTTGTCGCGTGCCGCCGAGACGGCGCGACGCCTTGGCTTGCCCACGACGGTTTATCTGCTGTCGATGGCGCTGGTCGAGGTGAGGGAAGCCGCGGCCGCTGACCATGGGGACGACGACGGGGCGGCCTGAGCGCCTTCCCGTGTGCGGCTTTGTGCAACGCTGCTGAGCACTTGCTGCCGACGAATTGGCGTTGCAAGTTTTGTCACGTCGCAATAGCCAAGTGATGCAATCATCGCGTGATGACGCTGGCCGGGCCGGCGACGTGACCACTTAAGGGATCCCCGCAAATGTCCATGCTGCCCAATTCGCAAGAAGCCCGGGATGTGGCCTACCAGCTCCACGCCTACACCAACGCGCGCGCGCATCAGCAGGCCGGTCCGCTGGTGATCGAGCGCGGCGAGGGCCCTTACGTATTCGACGCGTCGGGCAAGCGCTATTTCGAGGCCATGGCGGGCCTGTGGAGCGTCGGGCTCGGCTTCAACGAGAAGCGTCTGGTCGAGGCCGCGCACAAGCAGATGCAGGCGCTGCCGTTCTACCATACGTTCTCCGCTAAATCGCACGGCCCCTCGATCGACCTCGCCGAGAAGCTGGTGGCGCTCGCGCCTGTCGCGATGAGCAAGGTGTTCTTCACCAATTCCGGGTCGGAGGCGAACGACACCGTCCTGAAGCTGATCGCCTATCGTTCCAACGCACTCGGCCAGCCGCAGCGCAAGAAGGTGATCAGCCGCATGCGCGCCTATCACGGCGTCACCATTGCCTCGGCAAGCCTCACCGGCCTGCCGAACAATCACCGCTCGTTCGACCTGCCGCTGCCCAACATCCTGCACACAGGTTCGCCGCATTTCTACAAGGACGGCGCGCCCGGCGAGAGCGAGGAGGCGTTCGCGACGCGCCGGGCCGAGGAACTCGACGCGCTGATCCAGAAGGAAGGCCCTGACACGATCGCGGCCTTCTTCGGCGAGCCGGTGATGGGGGCGGGCGGCGTCGTCGTGCCGCCGGCGACCTATTGGGAGAAAATCCAGGCGGTCCTGAAGAAGTACGACATCCTGCTGGTCGCCGACGAGGTGATCTGCGGCTTCGGCCGTACCGGCAAGATGTTCGGCTGCGAAACCTACGGCATCAAGCCGGATGCGATGGTGGTCTCCAAGCAGATCACTTCGAGCTATTTCCCGCTGTCGGCGATCATCCTGAACGACCGCATGTTCGAGCCGATCGCGGACGAGAGCAACAAGATCGGCGTGCTCGGCCACGGTTTTACAGCGGGGGGCCATCCGGTCGGCTCGGCCATTGCGCTGGAGAACCTCAAGATCATCGAGGAGCGCGGCCTGGTCGCGCACGCCGCCGAGCTCGGCGGCTACATGCAGGGCAAGCTGCGCGAGCTCACCAGCCATCCGCTGGTCGGCGAGGTCCGCGGCGTCGGCATGATCGCGGCGATCGAGCTCGTGCTCGACAAGGGCCGCAAGACGGCAGCGGCGACGCCCGGCGCGGTCGGTGGCATCGCCAGCCGCATGCTCCAGGAGCGCGGCGTGATCTCGCGCAACATGCTTGATGCCATCGCCATCTGCCCGCCGCTGATTGTCACCAAGGCCCAGATCGACGAGCTGGTCACGGCAATTTCAGGCGTGCTCGAGGATATGAAGCCGGAAGTGGCGAAGCTGACGCCGGCGTAAGGTCTCACCTCGTCATTGCGAGGAGCACTTGCGACGAAGCAATCCAGACTGTCTCCGCTGAAAGACTCTGGATTGCTTCGCGGAGCCTGTCATCGGGCCGCGCTTTGCGCGGACCCGGTGGCTCGCAATGACGGTGCGGTCGGCCGAGGGCCAGCCATAGGTTACGCGATCGCAGCGGCCTACGCCCGCTGAACCCCGATCACGCGGCCCTTCTCGATCGCCAGGGCCAGCTCGCCGCGCTTCAGCTTCAGCGCGGCATCGCCGAACAGCTCGCGGCGCCAGCCGCGCAAGGCGGGGACGTCGGCCTCGTCGTCGGCTGCGATCTCTTCGAGATCGTCGACGGTGGCGATCACCTTGCTGGCGACCGCATGGCGTTCTGCCGTCATGCGCAGCAGCACCTTCAAGAGCTCGACAATCGCCGCGCCATTGCTGTTGTTGCGCGGCTTCTCCAGCTTCGGCAGCGTCGAGAAATCCCGCGCCAGCCCGCGCTCGACCGCG includes the following:
- a CDS encoding isochorismatase family protein, coding for MLASITDDPPILVCADLQVEYLTPGRRHVILDGEAATVRCLELLTLWRTNLWPVMHLKRIAQAAWFNPASRLTDWIAEAKPRPGEMTFEHPLPSAYSSSRFVDYMSNIRNVRCILVGFSLDETILATAVDGFHRSHRYQVIGDAVACRQPGTGDAVAYKHAVVNVLGNFATIHASAELIRTSGAIAV
- a CDS encoding aspartate aminotransferase family protein; translation: MSMLPNSQEARDVAYQLHAYTNARAHQQAGPLVIERGEGPYVFDASGKRYFEAMAGLWSVGLGFNEKRLVEAAHKQMQALPFYHTFSAKSHGPSIDLAEKLVALAPVAMSKVFFTNSGSEANDTVLKLIAYRSNALGQPQRKKVISRMRAYHGVTIASASLTGLPNNHRSFDLPLPNILHTGSPHFYKDGAPGESEEAFATRRAEELDALIQKEGPDTIAAFFGEPVMGAGGVVVPPATYWEKIQAVLKKYDILLVADEVICGFGRTGKMFGCETYGIKPDAMVVSKQITSSYFPLSAIILNDRMFEPIADESNKIGVLGHGFTAGGHPVGSAIALENLKIIEERGLVAHAAELGGYMQGKLRELTSHPLVGEVRGVGMIAAIELVLDKGRKTAAATPGAVGGIASRMLQERGVISRNMLDAIAICPPLIVTKAQIDELVTAISGVLEDMKPEVAKLTPA